The Archangium primigenium genomic interval GCCGCCCACCGCCAGGGCACCGCGGCCTTCTTCACCGAGCGTATGGCCCGCGCCCAGGGAGGAGCCCGGATGCTCGCCCAGGTGTTGGAGTCCATCGACCTGTGCATCGCCTTCAAGGCCGCCCAGGGCGCGAGCATCGAGTCCTTCCTCGCCGCGCCCCCTCCCTGAGAAGTGTTCATGCCTTGGGTTCGCCGCGCGCGAGGCGGATCCTTCAAACAACCGCGCGCCGCCGTGAATCGTCCCGACGCGTGAACCACTTCACATCTCCGCGTCTGGACTTCACGTACACCAGACATGCCGGCCCGGTGTCTTGGTTCGCGCCGGGCAACGGCTGGCGTGGTGGTACCCACCTCACTCAATTCATGGCCAATCACCTGGCCATAGGGGAGTCATCAATGCGCGGTAAGGGATGTTCTTGGGGGTCGTGGCTCGTGGTGGGTGTGTCTTCTCTCCTCCTCACCGCGGGGTGTGGGGGAGCCGTCCAGGAGCAGGACGACACCGCCTCCGCGCAGGAGACGGTGTCGAAGTCCTTGGACACGTGCAGTTGTAGCGGTGGGCAATACCTGGGCGGTGCAAGCATCCCGACCGTAACGACTTGCGGCAAGGAGGTGTGTGGACTGTGGAATGAAACGTTCGTCTGCACAACCACTGGCTGGCAGTTCGCGAACCCTCGCAAGTACTGCGATAAGCAGCCGTAGCCCCCAGAAGCGAAGGGCAAGGTGCGGCCCACGGGTCCGCATCCCCATCACGCGCCAGGGCTCAGGGCGTGAGGGGCTTCGGCGTGCCCGCGTCCTCGGGCGGTGCGGGCCGCTGGACCTCCACCCGATCCTCCAAGGGCACGCGGCCCAGGGACTGGCGGAACAGCGCCCACAGCGCCTTGCGGTGACCCTCGGGCGTGGTGCTGCCCTCCAACCGCAGGCCCGCGCCGTGGTAGCTCGCGCGCAGCCCCTGCGCCTTGAGCGGCGCGGTCAGGGCCGCCAATTGCTCCTGCATCAGGGGCAGCGCGAAGGTCAGGTCCAGCTCGCGCGCCAGCCAGGCCTCCGTCTCCAGGAGCGGACGCAGGGCGTCGCGGCAGCGCGTGTCCTTCACCTCCACCGTCAAGGAGCGCTCGGCGCCCTCGGTCGCCTTCAAGCCCGGGCAGGCCTTGCGCGCCACCGCCAGGAGCTCTGGCTTGCGCGCGGGCTCGCTCGCGCCCGTCGGCGCCACCGTCAGCGCCCACACGGCGAACTTCCCCTCCGCGTAGAGCAGCAGCAGGGTGCGGCCCGGCTTGAGTCCGGTGAGCAACAGCTCGCTACTGCCCGTGAGCACCTCCGCCGTGACCACGGCCGGGTCCTCCACCTCCACCCAGTCCACCGCGCTCAGCTTGTGGAAGCGCTCCTTGTCCGGCTCCAGCCGCACCGCCACGTCCACCGGCCAGGCCCGGGCCTCCGAGGACACGAGCCACAGCCCCAGCGCGGCCAGGGGGGCGAAGACGGCGGATCGGCTCACTGTTGGACGCATAAGAAAGCCTCCTTCACGAATGAGTGCGCTGTCTCTTACCACGGGGTATGAAGGACGCCCCTATGCCTACCTGGGTCCTTTGGACCGCCTGCCTGGCCCTCGTCTTCTTCCGTGGGCTCATCGCCGCCGCCGAGTCCGCGCTCTACGGGACGTCCGATCTGAAGGCCCAGGAGCTGGCCAAGACCCATCCGGGCTCGGGCGACCGGGTGCTCCGGCACAAGACGGAGCGCGAGCCCACCGCCACCGCCCTGCGGGTGGGCATGGTCATCAGCGGCTTTCTCGCGGCGGCCATCGGCGCCTTCGTGCCGCCCAAGCTCCTGGACTTCACCCGCCTGGGCGAGGAGCCCACGCTGGACGTGGCCACGGTGCTCGCGGGCGCGCTGCTGGTGGGCGTGCTCGCCACGCTGGTGGAGGTGAC includes:
- a CDS encoding pilus assembly protein N-terminal domain-containing protein, with product MRPTVSRSAVFAPLAALGLWLVSSEARAWPVDVAVRLEPDKERFHKLSAVDWVEVEDPAVVTAEVLTGSSELLLTGLKPGRTLLLLYAEGKFAVWALTVAPTGASEPARKPELLAVARKACPGLKATEGAERSLTVEVKDTRCRDALRPLLETEAWLARELDLTFALPLMQEQLAALTAPLKAQGLRASYHGAGLRLEGSTTPEGHRKALWALFRQSLGRVPLEDRVEVQRPAPPEDAGTPKPLTP